In the Ciconia boyciana chromosome 23, ASM3463844v1, whole genome shotgun sequence genome, one interval contains:
- the CELSR2 gene encoding cadherin EGF LAG seven-pass G-type receptor 2: MGAPPARGAALPLLPPPPPLLLLLLLLLPAPGQPRRPPPGPATGIGTGTGIGTGTCPPGALLPLLRPRGGTGDSGSSGGTGDSGGTGPSPSIGASSGTGDSGGAGPSAAAGGSGGSGDGGGGGGGGGSRGTGGTGSPGGTGDTRGSGSPGGSQGHGSTGDTGGTGSTQVPGDTGSTRDTGHTGDTGSSNIPTDTGSTGDVMSTRDVGDTGGTRVPRNTRVTGRTGETGKVPRDTGNTRVTGRTGETGKVPRDTGNTRVTGRNGDTGKVPRDTSSTRETMGTGDVGDPLSTGATRSPVTRSPSRWRRSPNTAPQFQPSSYQASVGENRPAGTPVTRVTAVDPDEGEAGQLRYAMAALFDSRSDALFAMDPVTGAVTTAAPLDRESKSTHVFRVTAVDHGTPRRSAMATLTVTVSDANDHDPAFEQLEYRESVRENLEVGYEVLTVRATDGDAGPNANVLYRLLNAGGANEVFEIDPRSGVIRTRGPVDREAVEAFKLLVEATDQGQEPGPRSATATVRIAVEDDNDNAPQFSEKRYVVQVPEDVAPNSAMLRVTATDRDKGSNALVHYSIVSGNTRGHFYIDAQTGALDVVSPLDYEVSKEFTLRIRAQDGGRPPLSNISGLVTVQVLDVNDNAPIFVSTPFQATVLENVPVGYSVIHVQAIDADSGDNGRLVYTLLETGAGFPFAINNSTGWIVVASELDREVVDFYSFEVEAQDQGNPPMASSASVSVTVLDVNDNSPEFTQREYGARLNEDAAVGTSVLTVSAVDRDANSVITYQISSGNTRNRFSITSQSGGGLISLALPLDYKLERQYLLTIAASDGTRQDTAQVVINVTDANTHRPVFQSSHYTVNVNEDRPVGTTVVVISATDEDTGENARITYLMEDSIPQFRIAADTGAVTTQMELDYEDQVSYTLAITARDNGIPQKSDTTYLEILVSDVNDNAPQFLRDSYQGSIYEDVPAFTSVLQVSATDRDSGLNGRVFYTFQGGDDGDGDFIIESTSGIVRTLRRLDRENVPLYALRAFAVDKGVPAKRTPVEIQVTVLDVNDNPPVFERDEFDIFVEENSPIGLVVARITATDPDEGTNAQIMYQIVEGNIPEVFQLDIFSGELTALADLDYESKAEYVMVVQATSAPLVSRATVHVRLRDANDNSPQLKNFEILFNNYITNRSGSFPGGVIGRIPAYDPDVSDSLTYAFEQGNELNLVLLDPRSGDLRLSPALNNNRPLEAVMRVSVSDGVHSATAQCTLRVTVITDEMLSNSITLRLANMSQERFLSPLLSRFLEGVAAVLATPRHRVVLFNIQTDTDVGTARILNVSLSVLLPAAGHGARFFSSEELQERLYLNRSLLAAISAQRVLPFDDNICLREPCENYMRCVSVLQFDSSAPFLASDTILFRPIHPVTGLRCRCPPGFTGDYCETEIDLCYSSPCGSNGRCRSREGGYTCECHEDFTGEHCELSARGGRCTPGVCRNGGTCLNLLVGGFRCQCPPGHYEKPFCAMSTRSFPPRSFLTFRGLRQRFHFTLALTFATKERDGLLLYNGRFNEKHDFVALEIVGEQVQLTFSAGETTTTVSPFVPGGVSDGQWHRVQLHYYNKPVLGRSGLPQGPSEQKVAVVTVDDCDTGMALRFGPVLGNYSCAAQGTQSGSKKSLDLTGPLLLGGVPTLPESFPIRSRQFVGCMRHLHIDQRPIDMAAFIANNGTLPGCPAKKTLCDASTCHNGGTCVHEWDSFSCRCPLGFGGKTCQEEMASPQRFLGSSRVSWSGLALPITLPWHLGLMFRTRHPRGLLLRASAGPRATLTLQLSEGQAEAGVWQGGSRLAWLRLPHAKVNDGDWHHLQLELRGAPGRPPAPLLLLALDYGRHQAVADVAGELQGLRLRTLSVGGLAGDGGTVEQGFRGCLQGVRVGETAASAVALSVAQAARVNVEGGCALPDPCDSGPCPPHSSCSDDWDSFSCRCHPGYFGDSCVSACALNPCQSPATCARKPGSAHGYTCECPQGHFGPYCEHKEAQPCPRGWWGHPTCGPCSCDVAKGFDPDCNKTTGECRCKENHYRPAGSNSCLLCDCYPTGSLSRLCDGTSGQCPCKAGVIGRHCDRCDNPFAEVTASGCEVNYDSCPRAIEANIWWPRTRFGLPAAAPCPKGSIGTAVRHCDEHKGWLPPNLFNCSSLAFAALRGWAERLARNESALDPAQSRRVALQLHDATRRTAAYFGSDLRLAYRLASRLLQHESAQRGFRLAATQDVHFTENLLRVGSALLDASNKRHWELIQQTEGGTAWLLKHFEDYASALAQNMPQTYLSPFTIVTPNIVVSVVRLDKGSFAGARLPRYEALRGEKPPDLETTVILPDSVFRPPEGRHPSAGHGQPPQGAGGQEEEEDEDEETAEEEEDEEDEEEEEEVTLVTRQKRHPALGEGQAIASVIIYRTLAGLLPEQYDTDKRSLRVPKRPVINTPVVSISVHAAGARAPRALAKPITLQFRLLETQERSKPICVFWNHSLLAGGAGGWSARGCEVVFRNRSHVSCQCHHLTSFAVLMDISRRENGEILPLAALTYASLGVGLAGLLLAVLALGGLRGLRSNRHSIRRHGATALLLAQLVFLLGINQADLPLACTVVAILLQFLYMSAVGWALLEGLHLYRRRSEPRHVDRGPMRFYHVLGWGLPAFITGLAVGLDPEGYGNPDFCWLSIHDSLVWSLAGPIACAVAVSIFFLVLAARATCATPQGFEKKGTASGLQTAVVVLALPSLAWLLALLSVNSDALLFHYLFAVSNCLQGPLIFLFCVVLSKEVRRSLRLSCARRRGPDPALATKSTLTPAYGCDSTYVAGRPYPAPAGGSTGSLHSTARSGKSHHSYIPFVRREDSGLAGNLGQRALAEPGGLFLDAQDRPEEHDTDSDSDLSLEDDRSGSYGSTHSSESEDEGPPAGWDALPGPPLTPPAPGDSLVAPGRPYWPGEFVTTASESEGHGGSETLRVEPAGGEGPPRGEPPRPNGEALPRDPPLLPLPHPYKGILKKKCLPPISERGSTQRLGPPPPPPAGTAASSGSEGSRVGGTPAPRPRQTLQEQLSGVTPIAMSIKAGTVDEDSSGSESDETSI; encoded by the exons ATGGGCGctccgcccgcccgcggggccgcgctcccgctgctgccgccgccgccgccgctgctgctgctgctgctgctgctgctgcccgcgccgggccagccccgccgcccgcccccgggaCCCGCCACCGGCatcggcaccggcaccggcatCGGCACCGGCACCTGCCCGCCCGGCGCGCTCCTGCCGCTGctccggccccgcggcggcacCGGGGACAGCGGCAGCTCCGGCGGCACCGGGGACAGCGGCGGAACGGGGCCCTCCCCCAGCATCGGCGCTTCCAGCGGCACCGGGGAcagcggcggcgccgggccctCTGCGGCCGCGGGCGGCTCCGGCGGCTccggggacggcggcggcggcggcggcggcgggggttCCCGAGGCACCGGCGGCACCGGGAGCCCCGGCGGCACCGGGGACACCAGGGGCAGCGGGAGCCCGGGGGGTTCCCAAGGCCATGGGAGCACCGGGGACActggaggcactgggagcacccAAGTCCCCGGGGACACCGGGAGCACCCGGGATACTGGACACACCGGGGACACTGGGAGCAGCAACATCCCCACGGACACCGGGAGCACCGGGGACGTGATGAGCACCAGGGAtgttggggacaccgggggcaCCCGAGTCCCCAGGAACACCAGGGTTACTGGACgcactggggagactgggaaaGTCCCCAGGGACACCGGGAACACCAGGGTTACTGGACgcactggggagactgggaaaGTCCCCAGGGACACCGGGAACACCAGGGTTACTGGACGTAATGGGGACACTGGGAAAGTCCCCAGGGACACCAGTAGCACCAGGGAGACAATGGGTACCGGGGATGTTGGGGACCCCCTGAGCACGGGGGCCACCAGGAGCCCCGTGACCCGCAGCCCCTCCCGCTGGCGCCGCAGCCCCAACACGGCGCCGCAGTTCCAGCCCTCCAGCTACCAGGCCTCGGTGGGGGAGAACCGGCCGGCGGGGACACCAGTGACGCGGGTGACGGCAGTGGACCCCGACGAGGGGGAGGCGGGCCAGCTGCGCTACGCCATGGCCGCCCTCTTCGACAGCCGCTCCGACGCCCTCTTCGCCATGGACCCCGTCACCGGCGCCGTGACCACCGCCGCCCCCCTGGACCGTGAGAGCAAGAGCACCCACGTCTTCCGGGTGACAGCGGTGGACCACGGGACGCCCCGGCGCAGCGCCATGGCCACGTTGACGGTGACAGTGAGCGATGCCAACGACCACGACCCGGCCTTCGAGCAGCTCGAGTACCGGGAGAGCGTGCGGGAGAACCTGGAGGTGGGCTACGAGGTGCTGACGGTGCGGGCCACCGACGGCGATGCTGGTCCCAACGCCAACGTCCTCTACCGTCTCCTCAACGCCGGCGGTGCCAACGAGGTCTTTGAGATCGATCCCCGCTCAGGCGTCATCCGCACCCGCGGCCCCGTGGACCGCGAGGCAGTGGAGGCCTTCAAGCTGTTGGTGGAGGCCACGGATCAGGGCCAGGAACCGGGACCCCGCAGCGCCACGGCCACCGTCCGCATCGCCGTGGAGGACGACAACGACAATGCACCGCAGTTCAGCGAGAAGCGTTACGTGGTGCAGGTCCCTGAGGACGTGGCGCCCAACTCGGCCATGCTGCGGGTGACGGCCACCGACCGCGACAAGGGCAGCAATGCCCTGGTGCACTACAGCATCGTCAGCGGTAACACCCGCGGCCACTTCTACATCGACGCGCAGACGGGCGCGCTGGACGTGGTCAGCCCCTTGGACTACGAGGTCAGCAAGGAGTTCACCCTACGGATCCGGGCGCAGGacggcggccgcccgcccctcTCCAACATCAGCGGCTTGGTCACCGTCCAGGTGTTGGACGTCAACGATAATGCCCCCATCTTCGTCAGCACGCCCTTCCAGGCCACCGTGCTGGAGAACGTGCCGGTGGGTTACTCCGTCATCCACGTTCAAGCCATTGACGCTGATTCGGGTGACAACGGCCGGCTGGTCTACACCCTCCTGGAGACCGGCGCTGGCTTCCCCTTCGCCATCAACAACAGCACAGGGTGGATCGTGGTGGCCTCCGAGCTGGACCGGGAGGTGGTGGACTTCTACAGCTTCGAGGTGGAGGCGCAGGACCAGGGCAACCCCCCCATGGCCTCCTCGGCCAGCGTCAGCGTCACCGTCCTGGACGTCAACGACAACAGCCCCGAGTTCACGCAACGGGAGTACGGCGCCCGCCTGAACGAGGACGCGGCGGTGGGCACCAGCGTCCTCACCGTCTCCGCTGTCGACCGCGACGCCAACAGCGTCATCACCTACCAGATCTCCAGCGGCAACACCCGCAACCGCTTCTCCATCACCAGCCAGAGCGGCGGTGGGCTCATCTCCCTCGCCCTGCCCCTGGACTACAAGCTGGAGCGGCAGTACCTCCTCACCATCGCCGCCTCCGATGGCACCCGCCAGGACACAGCCCAGGTGGTCATCAACGTCACCGACGCTAACACCCACCGACCCGTCTTCCAGAGCTCCCACTACACCGTCAACGTCAACGAGGACCGGCCAGTGGGCACCACCGTGGTGGTCATCAGCGCCACAGATGAGGACACGGGGGAGAACGCCCGCATCACCTACCTGATGGAGGACAGCATCCCCCAGTTCCGCATCGCCGCCGACACGGGGGCCGTCACTACCCAGATGGAGCTGGACTACGAGGACCAGGTGTCCTACACCCTGGCCATCACGGCACGTGACAACGGCATCCCGCAGAAGTCCGACACCACCTACCTGGAGATCCTGGTGAGCGACGTCAACGACAACGCGCCCCAGTTCCTCCGTGACTCCTACCAGGGCTCCATCTATGAAGACGTGCCCGCCTTCACCAGTGTCCTCCAGGTCTCCGCCACCGACCGTGACTCGGGGCTCAACGGCAGGGTCTTCTACACCTTCCAAGGGGGTGACGATGGCGACGGCGACTTCATCATCGAGTCCACCTCAGGCATCGTCCGCACCTTGCGCCGCCTCGACCGGGAGAACGTGCCACTCTACGCCTTGCGAGCGTTCGCTGTCGACAAGGGGGTCCCGGCCAAGCGGACGCCGGTGGAGATCCAAGTGACGGTGCTGGACGTCAACGACAACCCGCCCGTATTCGAGCGGGACGAGTTCGACATCTTCGTGGAGGAGAACAGCCCCATCGGGCTGGTGGTGGCCCGGATCACGGCCACCGACCCTGATGAGGGCACCAATGCCCAAATCATGTACCAGATCGTGGAGGGCAACATCCCCGAGGTCTTCCAGCTGGATATCTTCTCCGGCGAGCTCACTGCCTTGGCCGACCTGGACTACGAGTCCAAGGCGGAGTACGTCATGGTGGTCCAAGCCACCTCGGCCCCCCTGGTCAGCCGGGCCACCGTCCACGTCCGCCTTCGCGACGCCAACGACAACAGCCCCCAACTCAAGAACTTTGAGATCCTCTTCAACAACTACATCACCAACCGCTCGGGCAGCTTCCCCGGGGGGGTCATCGGCCGCATCCCGGCCTACGACCCCGACGTCTCCGACAGCCTCACCTACGCCTTCGAGCAGGGGAACGAGCTCAACCTGGTGCTGCTGGACCCCCGCAGCGGGGATCTGCGCCTCAGCCCCGCCCTGAACAACAACCGCCCGCTGGAGGCCGTCATGAGGGTCTCCGTCTCAG acgGGGTCCACAGCGCGACGGCCCAGTGCACGCTGCGGGTGACGGTGATCACGGACGAGATGCTGAGCAACAGCATCACCCTGCGCTTGGCCAACATGTCCCAGGAGCGATTCCTCTCCCCCCTGCTCAGCCGCTTCCTGGAGGGGGTGGCGGCCGTCCTGGCCACCCCCCGCCACCGCGTCGTCCTCTTCAACATCCAAACGGACACGGACGTGGGGACCGCCCGTATCCTCAACGTCAGCCTCTCGGTGCTGCTGCCCGCCGCGGGGCACGGCGCCCGCTTCTTCTCCTccgaggagctgcaggagcgGCTCTACCTCAACCGCTCGCTGCTGGCCGCCATCTCGGCCCAGCGGGTCCTGCCCTTCGACGACAACATCTGCCTGCGCGAGCCCTGCGAGAACTACATGCGCTGCGTCTCCGTCCTCCAGTTCGACAGCTCGGCGCCCTTCCTCGCTTCCGACACCATCCTCTTCCGCCCCATCCATCCCGTCACCGGCCTgcgctgccgctgcccgcccggctTCACCGGCGACTACTGCGAGACGGAGATCGACCTCTGTTACTCCAGCCCCTGCGGCAGCAACGGGCGGTGCCGGAGCCGCGAGGGCGGCTACACCTGCGAGTGCCACGAGGATTTCACCG GGGAGCACTGCGAGCTGAGCGCCCGGGGGGGCCGCTGCACCCCGGGGGTCTGCCGCAACGGGGGCACCTGCCTCAACCTGCTGGTGGGGGGGTTCCGCTGCCAGTGCCCCCCCGGGCACTACGAGAAGCCCTTCTGCGCCATGAGCACCCGCAGCTTCCCCCCGCGCTCCTTCCTCACCTTCCGCGGCCTCCGCCAGCGCTTCCACTTCACCCTGGCCCTGAC GTTTGCCACCAAGGAGCGGGACGGGCTCCTGCTCTACAACGGGCGCTTCAACGAGAAGCACGACTTCGTGGCGCTGGAGATCGTGGGCGAGCAGGTCCAGCTCACCTTCTCGGCAG GCGAGACCACCACCACGGTGTCACCCTTCGTGCCGGGCGGTGTCAGCGACGGGCAGTGGCACCGGGTCCAGCTCCACTACTACAACAag CCGGTGCTGGGGCGGtcggggctgccccagggcccCTCGGAGCAGAAGGTGGCCGTGGTGACGGTGGACGACTGCGACACCGGCATGGCCCTCCGCTTCGGCCCCGTCCTGGGCAACTACTCCTGCGCCGCCCAGGGCACCCAGTCCGGCAGCAAGAA GTCGCTGGATCTGACGGGGCCGCTGCTGCTGGGCGGCGTGCCCACCCTGCCCGAGAGCTTCCCCATCCGCAGCCGGCAGTTCGTGGGGTGCATGCGGCACCTCCACATCGACCAGCGCCCCATCGACATGGCCGCCTTCATTGCCAACAACGGCACCCTACCcg gctgTCCTGCCAAGAAGACGCTGTGTGACGCCAGCACGTGCCACAACGGTGGCACCTGCGTGCACGAGTGGGACAGCTTCAGCTGCCGCTGCCCGCTGGGCTTCGGGGGCAAGACCTGCCAGGAAG AGATGGCGAGTCCCCAGCGgttcctgggcagcagccgggTGTCCTGGAGCGGGCTGGCACTGCCCATcaccctgccctggcacctGGGGCTGATGTTCCGCACCCGCCACCCCCGCGGGCTCCTGCTGCGGGCCAGTGCTGGCCCCCGCGCCACCCTCACCCTCCAG CTGAGCGAGGGGCAGGCGGAGGCGGGCGTCTGGCAGGGGGGCTCCCGCCTGGCCTGGCTGCGGCTGCCCCACGCCAAGGTCAACGACGGCGACTGGCACCACCTCCAGCTGGAGCTGCGGGgggcccccggccgcccccccgcccccctcctcctcctcgccctcgACTACGGCCGCCACCAG GCGGTGGCTGACGTGgccggggagctgcaggggctgcGGCTGCGGACGCTGAGCGTGGGGGGGCTGGCGGGTGACGGTGGCACCGTGGAGCAGGGCTTCCGCGGCTGCCTGCAG GGCGTGCGCGTGGGCGAGACGGCGGCCAGCGCGGTGGCACTGAGCGTGGCGCAGGCGGCGCGGGTGAACGTGGAGGGGGGCTGCGCCCTGCCCGACCCCTGCGACTCGGGGCCCTGCCCCCCCCACAGCTCCTGCAGCGACGACTGGGACAGCTTCTCCTGCCGCTGCCACCCCG GCTACTTCGGTGACAGCTGCGTCAGTGCTTGTGCCCTCAACCCCTGCCAGTCCCCGGCCACCTGCGCCCGCAAGCCGGGCTCGGCGCACGGTTACACGTGCGAGTGTCCCCAAGGTCACTTCGGTCCCTACTGCGAGCACAA GGAGGCCCAGCCGTGCCCGCGGGGGTGGTGGGGCCACCCCACCTGCGGCCCCTGCAGCTGCGACGTCGCCAAGGGCTTCGACCCCGACTGCAACAAGACGACGGGCGAGTGTCGCTGCAAG GAGAACCACTACCGGCCGGCGGGCAGCaactcctgcctgctctgcgaCTGCTACCCCACCGGGTCCCTGTCCCGCCTCTGCGATGGCACCAGCGGGCAGTGTCCCTGCAAGGCCGGCGTCATCGGCCGCCACTGCGACCGCTGCGACAACCCCTTCGCCGAGGTGACGGCCAGCGGCTGCGAAG TCAACTACGACAGCTGTCCCCGTGCCATCGAGGCCAACATTTGGTGGCCCCGGACCCGCTTCGGgctgcccgccgctgccccctgccccaagGGATCCATCG GCACGGCGGTCCGGCACTGTGACGAGCACAAGGGCTGGCTGCCCCCCAACCTCTTCAACTGCAGCTCCCTGGCCTTCGCCGCCCTCCGGGGCTGG GCGGAGCGGCTGGCGCGTAACGAGTCGGCGCTGGACCCGGCGCAGTCGCGACGCGTGGCCCTGCAGCTGCACGATGCCACCCGCCGCACCGCCGCCTACTTCGGCAGCGACCTGCGCCTGGCCTACCGCCTGGCCAGCCGCCTGCTGCAGCACGAGAGCGCCCAGCGCGGCTTCCGCCTGGCCGCCACCCAGGACGTCCACTTCACCGAG AACCTGCTGCGGGTGGGCAGTGCCCTGCTGGACGCCAGCAACAAGCGGCACTGGGAGCTGATCCAGCAGACGGAGGGGGGCACGGCCTGGCTGCTGAAGCACTTCGAGGACTACGCCAGCGCCCTGGCGCAGAACATGCCCCAGACCTACCTCAGCCCCTTCACCATCGTCACCCCCAACATCG TGGTGTCGGTGGTGCGGCTGGACAAGGGCAGCTTCGCGGGTGCCCGGCTGCCGCGCTACGAGGCGCTGCGGGGGGAGAAGCCCCCCGACCTGGAGACCACCGTCATCCTGCCCGACAGCGTCTTCCGGCCCCCCGAGGGCAGGC ACCCCTCCGCTGGGCACGGGCAGCCACCGCAGGGCGCGggcgggcaggaggaggaggaggatgaagatgaagagaccgcagaggaggaggaggacgaggaggatgaggaggaggaggaggaggtgacccTGGTGACCCGGCAGAAGCGCCACCCGGCACTGGGCGAGGGCCAGGCCATCGCCAGCGTCATCATCTACCGCACCCTGGCCGGGCTCCTGCCCGAGCAGTACGACACCGACAAGCGCAGCCTCAG ggtgcccaaGCGCCCCGTCATCAACACGCCGGTGGTGAGCATCAGCGTGCacgcggcgggggcgcgggcaCCGCGGGCGCTGGCGAAGCCCATCACCCTCCAGTTCCGGCTGCTGGAGACCCAGGAGCGCTCCAAGCCCATCTGCGTCTTCTGGAACCACTCCCTGCT ggcgggcggcgcgggcggctgGTCGGCGCGGGGCTGCGAGGTCGTCTTCCGCAACCGGAGCCACGTCAGCTGCCAGTGCCACCACCTGACCAGCTTCGCCGTCCTCATGGACATCTCCCGCCGCGAG AACGGGGAGATCCTGCCGCTGGCAGCGCTGACCTACGCCTCGCTGGgcgtggggctggcggggctgctgctggccgtGCTGGcgctgggggggctgcgggggctgcgcTCCAACCGCCACAGCATCCGCCGCCACGGAGCCACCGCCCTGCTCCTGGCCCAGCTCGTCTTCCTGCTGGGCATCAACCAGGCCGACCTCCCG CTGGCGTGCACGGTGGTGGCCATCCTGCTGCAGTTCCTCTACATGAGCGCGGTGGGCTGGGcgctgctggaggggctgcaCCTCTACCGGCGCCGCAGCGAGCCCCGCCACGTCGACCGCGGGCCCATGCGCTTCTACCACgtcctgggctgggggctgcccgccTTCATCACGG ggctggcggTGGGGCTGGACCCCGAGGGCTACGGCAACCCCGACTTCTGCTGGCTCTCCATCCACGACAGCCTGGTCTGGAGCCTGGCGGGGCCCATCGCCTGCGCCGTGGCC GTCAGCATCTTCTTCCTGGTGCTGGCGGCCAGGGCCACCTGCGCCACCCCGCAGGGCTTCGAGAAGAAGGGCACGGC CTCCGGGCTGCAGACGGCGGTGGTGGTGCTGGCGCTGcccagcctggcctggctccTGGCCCTGCTCTCCGTCAACAGCGACGCTCTCCTCTTCCACTACCTCTTCGCCGTCTCCAACTGCCTCCAG GGCcccctcatcttcctcttctgcgTGGTGCTGAGCAAGGAGGTGCGGAGGAGCCTGCGGCTCAGCTGCGCCCGCAGGCGCGGCCCCGATCCCGCGCTGGCCACCAAATCCACCCTGACCCCC GCCTACGGCTGCGACAGCACCTACGTGGCGGGGCGGCCGTACCCAGCACCCGCCGGCGGCTCCACCGGGTCCCTGCACAGCACCGCGCGCTCCGGCAAGAGCCACCACAGCTACATCCCCTTCGTGCGCCG GGAGGACTCGGGGCTGGCGGGCAACCTGGGGCAGCGGGCGCTGGCCGAGCCCGGGGGGCTCTTCCTCGACGCCCAGGACCGGCCCGAGG AGCACGACACGGACTCGGACAGTGACCTGTCGCTGGAGGACGACCGCAGCGGCTCCTACGGCTCCACGCACTCCTCCGAGAGCGAGGACGAGGGCCCCCCCGCCGGCTGGGACGCCCTGCCCGGgccccccctgaccccccccgcccccg GTGACAGCCTGGTGGCCCCGGGGCGGCCGTACTGGCCGGGGGAATTCGTGACGACGGCCAGCGAGAGCGAGGGGCACGGGGGCAGCGAGACCCTGCGGGTGGAGCCGGCGGGGGGCGAGGGACCCCCCCGGGGCGAACCCCCCCGCCCCAACGGCGAGgcgctccccagggaccccccgctgctgcccctgccccaccccTACAAAG GCATCCTGAAGAAGAAGTGCCTGCCACCCATCAGCGAGCGGGGCAGCACCCAGCGCCtcgggccccccccgccgccccccgcgggcACCGCCGCCTCCTCGGGCAGCgagggcagcagggtggggggcaccccggccccccgcccccggcagaccctgcaggagcagctcagcGGCGTCACCCCCATCGCCATGAGCATCAAGGCGGGCACCGTGGACGAGGACTCCTCCGGCTCCGA GAGCGACGAGACCTCCATCTAA